A stretch of the Streptomyces sp. NBC_01571 genome encodes the following:
- a CDS encoding condensation domain-containing protein: MSSRYAPRGAVLAVVHEPGTPPPGGPLVLELCGPLGPADAESVAARLAQRHRAFDVALDSHRPGRHTLRLTPPAGAPGPVPLPAELLADVLAPPPPGGEVLPVTGHQQTLLIAALAPAGATDHTDHIDHTGPANGTDSTGGTDGWDSTGGGDGTGGAGGGDGQLEQLYWDWSGPLDVARFAAAWQSVVDRESVLRACFDWVASPRLVLHARADADIAVHSRTAVTWARLLRRDRARGFALHRPGLLRLALLRGASSAAVPAPPPRVLLTYHPALLDERGVHLLLREFYRAYAAGGVLPGGERRPDLRDHARWLAGQNTDAARQLWARAAPPRHAATRPGRAGGETGQHGPGLLHTRLRAAQTFRLRSWAALRGVAESSALHLVWALLLYRAADAQGPLPVSFGVQLSGRDIALPGAAGIPGPLDGPLPMTVTVDPDEPLTNLLHQVRDTLLDLAAYPWAGAESIRAWSGRPPSPPPAVSGSVSASVSGSGAGSGLFADTFTDPCADTLVRFEGPLLLPQALRGELAAQGIDVQSPRTAAGATGRPLTLTARHDTGGGLALTAVYDRARLADEDAAALHAQCVRLLGALPGHRDAAATAGQLLDVLARAAVPRMARPAPPPPRPALSVLRPGHPHADVICLVVVPGVPRGGYDLFVRGHRGPEKIVAVHADGAPGAPQAVLHQARGPGRRLVLCGCGPGGRAAYELAQHMPYAAGPAPAVVMTGIGDAAASASALARGVRAVLTPPPEPRPLNPAP; the protein is encoded by the coding sequence ATGAGCAGCCGGTACGCGCCGCGGGGCGCCGTTCTTGCCGTGGTCCACGAGCCGGGTACGCCCCCGCCGGGGGGCCCGCTCGTGCTGGAACTGTGCGGCCCGCTGGGCCCGGCCGACGCGGAGAGCGTCGCCGCCCGCCTCGCGCAGCGCCACCGTGCCTTCGACGTCGCGCTGGACAGTCACCGGCCCGGCCGTCACACCCTGCGCCTGACCCCGCCCGCCGGCGCGCCGGGCCCCGTCCCGCTGCCCGCGGAACTGCTGGCCGACGTGCTGGCCCCGCCCCCGCCGGGCGGTGAGGTCCTCCCGGTCACCGGACACCAGCAGACCCTGCTGATCGCGGCCCTCGCCCCCGCCGGCGCCACCGACCACACCGACCACATTGATCACACCGGCCCCGCCAACGGCACGGACAGCACCGGCGGTACGGACGGTTGGGACAGCACCGGCGGCGGGGACGGTACGGGCGGCGCGGGTGGCGGGGACGGTCAGCTGGAGCAGTTGTACTGGGACTGGTCCGGGCCGCTGGACGTGGCCCGGTTCGCCGCGGCGTGGCAGTCGGTCGTGGACCGGGAGTCGGTGCTGCGGGCCTGTTTCGACTGGGTCGCCTCACCGCGTCTGGTGCTGCACGCCCGCGCCGATGCCGACATCGCCGTCCACTCCCGTACCGCCGTCACCTGGGCGCGGCTTCTGCGGCGCGACCGGGCGCGGGGTTTTGCACTGCACCGGCCCGGCCTGCTGCGCCTGGCCCTGCTGCGGGGGGCGTCCTCGGCCGCGGTGCCGGCCCCGCCCCCGCGGGTGCTGCTGACCTACCACCCGGCGCTGCTGGACGAGCGGGGCGTGCACCTGCTGCTGCGGGAGTTCTACCGCGCCTACGCCGCGGGCGGTGTGCTGCCCGGCGGGGAACGCCGCCCCGACCTGCGTGATCACGCCCGCTGGCTGGCCGGCCAGAACACCGACGCCGCACGGCAGTTGTGGGCGCGGGCCGCGCCGCCGCGGCACGCCGCGACCCGTCCGGGCCGGGCGGGCGGGGAAACCGGGCAGCACGGGCCCGGACTCCTGCACACCCGGCTGCGGGCGGCCCAGACCTTCCGGCTGCGTTCCTGGGCGGCCCTGCGCGGCGTGGCGGAGAGCAGCGCCCTGCACCTGGTGTGGGCGCTGCTGCTGTACCGGGCGGCGGACGCGCAAGGTCCGCTGCCGGTGAGTTTCGGGGTGCAGCTGTCCGGCCGGGACATCGCCCTGCCGGGCGCCGCGGGCATCCCCGGCCCGCTGGACGGGCCGCTGCCGATGACCGTGACCGTCGACCCCGACGAACCCCTCACCAACCTGCTGCACCAGGTCCGCGACACACTCCTGGACCTGGCCGCCTATCCGTGGGCCGGCGCCGAGTCGATCCGCGCGTGGAGCGGCAGACCACCCTCCCCGCCCCCAGCCGTGTCCGGGTCCGTGTCTGCGTCGGTGTCGGGGTCGGGGGCGGGGTCGGGTCTGTTCGCCGACACGTTCACCGACCCCTGCGCCGACACCCTGGTGCGGTTCGAGGGCCCGCTCCTGCTGCCGCAGGCGCTGCGCGGTGAACTCGCCGCCCAGGGCATCGACGTGCAGAGCCCGCGCACCGCGGCCGGCGCCACCGGCCGGCCCCTGACCCTCACCGCCCGCCACGACACCGGGGGCGGTCTGGCCCTCACTGCCGTCTATGACCGGGCGCGCCTGGCCGACGAGGACGCCGCCGCCCTGCACGCCCAGTGCGTGCGTCTGCTGGGCGCGCTGCCCGGACACCGGGATGCCGCGGCCACCGCCGGGCAGCTGCTGGACGTGCTGGCCCGGGCCGCGGTCCCGCGCATGGCCCGCCCCGCCCCGCCCCCGCCGCGTCCCGCGCTGAGCGTGCTGCGGCCCGGACACCCCCACGCGGACGTGATCTGCCTGGTCGTCGTCCCCGGTGTGCCCAGGGGCGGTTACGACCTGTTCGTCCGCGGCCACCGGGGCCCGGAGAAGATCGTGGCCGTGCACGCCGACGGTGCCCCCGGCGCCCCGCAGGCCGTACTGCACCAGGCCCGGGGGCCGGGCCGGCGGCTGGTGCTGTGCGGGTGCGGGCCCGGCGGGCGGGCGGCCTACGAACTCGCCCAGCACATGCCGTATGCCGCCGGCCCCGCTCCGGCCGTGGTCATGACCGGCATCGGCGATGCCGCCGCCAGCGCGTCCGCCCTCGCCCGCGGCGTCCGCGCCGTCCTCACCCCGCCCCCTGAACCCCGCCCCCTGAACCCCGCCCCCTGA
- a CDS encoding AfsR/SARP family transcriptional regulator → MRIQVLGPLSAEVNGGSIVPSAGKPRQILSLLALYPGRVMPVPTLMEEIWATQPPQSALTTLQTYILQLRRRLGTAMGPGAPGGAKEVLATRHGGYLLQIPPDSVDVHQYDRLTREGQTAFESGDDEVSAARFREALGLWEGPALVDVRLGPVLEIEVVRLEESRLVTVERRIDADLRLGRHAELIAELIELTARHPQHEGLHSQAMVALYRSGRQASALEVYRRLRVRLIEDLGVEPSPQLQRLHQAVLTVDPQLDVLAGPRHSSTYDLFTA, encoded by the coding sequence GTGAGGATTCAGGTTCTGGGTCCGTTGAGTGCCGAGGTCAACGGGGGATCCATCGTTCCGAGCGCGGGCAAGCCGCGGCAGATCCTGTCGCTGCTGGCGTTGTATCCCGGACGGGTGATGCCCGTCCCGACCCTCATGGAGGAGATCTGGGCGACGCAGCCCCCGCAGAGCGCACTGACGACCCTGCAGACCTACATCCTGCAGCTGCGCCGGCGGCTGGGCACCGCGATGGGGCCCGGCGCGCCGGGCGGCGCCAAGGAGGTACTGGCCACCCGGCACGGCGGCTACCTGCTGCAGATCCCGCCCGACAGCGTCGACGTGCACCAGTACGACCGGCTGACACGGGAGGGACAGACCGCGTTCGAGAGCGGCGACGACGAGGTCTCCGCCGCCCGCTTCCGCGAGGCCCTGGGACTGTGGGAGGGACCCGCCCTGGTCGACGTACGCCTGGGGCCGGTCCTGGAGATCGAGGTGGTCCGGCTGGAGGAGAGCCGGCTGGTCACCGTGGAGCGGCGCATCGACGCCGACCTGCGGCTGGGCCGGCACGCCGAACTCATCGCCGAACTCATCGAACTGACCGCCCGTCACCCCCAGCACGAGGGGCTGCACTCGCAGGCCATGGTGGCGCTCTACCGCTCCGGCCGGCAGGCCTCCGCCCTGGAGGTCTACCGCAGACTGCGGGTCCGGCTGATCGAGGACCTGGGCGTGGAACCCTCCCCCCAGCTGCAACGGCTGCACCAGGCCGTCCTCACCGTCGACCCCCAGCTGGACGTACTGGCCGGACCGCGCCACAGCTCCACCTACGACCTGTTCACGGCCTGA
- a CDS encoding acyl-CoA carboxylase subunit epsilon, whose translation MGTPNQYEPVLRVERGRAGEEELAALTVVLLALSAGGAPARRGRPVNGSRWWRRPRAYRGPRGWQ comes from the coding sequence ATGGGCACCCCGAACCAGTACGAGCCCGTCCTGCGCGTGGAACGCGGGCGGGCCGGCGAAGAGGAACTGGCCGCACTCACCGTGGTGCTGCTCGCGCTCAGCGCGGGCGGCGCACCCGCCCGCCGGGGCAGGCCGGTCAACGGCTCCCGCTGGTGGAGGAGGCCCCGGGCCTACCGCGGCCCGCGCGGCTGGCAGTGA
- a CDS encoding acyl carrier protein, producing MTSAPHPHTASPTPAADVLAELTAVLAGMMRVEPQSLDTQESFRLLGLDSMLSLEFVAALNARYGTQIAATALYDHPTPEALARHVAAELAAPGPLPRTGPAPRHGDGQPDPVQAPSQAAAAVRGAGPWPVAGPDTVTDTLRTQLAGILHCAAQDIDVSAPFAALGLDSILAAEFLAGINRTYGLSEQTDLLYDHPDLAAMAAHVTAQVTDTRTTGPAPASGSAPAPASGPAPAQPPRAVEIDLNALLDAVRDEVLSIDEAAALLAARSA from the coding sequence ATGACCTCCGCCCCTCATCCGCACACGGCCTCGCCGACGCCGGCGGCCGACGTGCTCGCCGAGCTCACCGCGGTACTGGCGGGCATGATGCGGGTCGAGCCGCAGTCCCTCGACACGCAGGAGTCCTTCCGGCTGCTGGGCCTGGACTCGATGCTGTCCCTCGAGTTCGTCGCGGCGCTCAACGCCCGTTACGGCACCCAGATTGCGGCCACCGCGCTGTACGACCACCCCACCCCGGAGGCACTGGCCCGGCACGTCGCGGCCGAACTCGCCGCGCCCGGGCCCCTGCCGCGCACCGGCCCCGCCCCGCGGCACGGTGACGGGCAGCCCGACCCGGTCCAGGCCCCGTCTCAGGCTGCGGCTGCGGTGCGCGGTGCCGGCCCGTGGCCCGTCGCGGGGCCGGACACCGTCACCGACACCCTGCGCACGCAGCTCGCCGGGATCCTGCACTGCGCCGCGCAGGACATCGACGTGAGCGCGCCGTTCGCCGCGCTGGGACTGGACTCCATCCTGGCCGCGGAGTTCCTGGCCGGCATCAACCGCACCTACGGCCTCAGCGAGCAGACCGACCTGCTCTACGACCACCCCGACCTCGCGGCCATGGCCGCACACGTCACCGCGCAGGTGACGGACACCCGCACCACCGGCCCCGCACCCGCGTCCGGCTCCGCACCCGCACCCGCGTCCGGCCCCGCCCCCGCGCAGCCGCCGCGGGCCGTGGAGATCGACCTGAACGCCCTGCTGGACGCGGTGCGCGACGAGGTGCTCAGCATCGACGAGGCGGCTGCCCTGCTGGCGGCCCGTTCCGCCTGA
- a CDS encoding acyl-CoA carboxylase subunit beta: MTTAPAPVEPGPTDIRGRVAELHAIREAARLGPSEKATAAQHAKGKLTARERIALLLDENSFQEVEQLRRHRATGFGLEAKKPYTDGVITGWGTVEGRTVFVYAHDFRIFGGALGEAHATKIHKIMDMAIAAGAPLVSLNDGAGARIQEGVSALAGYGGIFQRNTKASGVIPQISVMLGPCAGGAAYSPALTDFVFMVRETSQMFITGPDVVKAVTGEEISQNGLGGADVHAETSGVAHFAYDDEETCLAEVRYLLSMLPQNNRENPPHTTAHDPAGRRGEILLDLVPADGNRPYDMTKVIEELVDDGDYLEVHERWARNIICALARLDGQVVGIVANQPQTLAGVLDIEASEKAARFVQLCDAFNIPILTLLDVPGFLPGVDQEHGGIIRHGAKLLYAYCNATVPRISLILRKAYGGAYIVMDSQSIGADLTYAWPTNEIAVMGAEGAANVIFRRQIADAADPEAMRARMVKEYKAELMHPYYAAERGLVDDVIDPAETREVLIRALAMLHAKHADLPSRKHGNPPQ; the protein is encoded by the coding sequence ATGACCACTGCCCCCGCCCCCGTCGAGCCGGGGCCGACCGACATCCGCGGACGCGTGGCGGAACTGCACGCGATCCGTGAGGCGGCCCGGCTGGGCCCCAGCGAGAAGGCGACCGCCGCCCAGCACGCCAAGGGCAAGCTGACCGCCCGGGAACGCATCGCCCTGCTGCTGGACGAGAACAGTTTCCAGGAGGTCGAGCAGCTGCGCCGGCACCGGGCGACCGGCTTCGGCCTGGAGGCCAAGAAGCCGTACACGGACGGTGTGATCACCGGCTGGGGCACGGTGGAGGGCCGTACGGTCTTCGTCTACGCCCACGACTTCCGTATCTTCGGCGGCGCGCTCGGCGAGGCGCACGCCACGAAGATCCACAAGATCATGGACATGGCCATCGCGGCCGGGGCGCCGCTGGTCTCCCTCAACGACGGCGCGGGCGCCCGGATCCAGGAGGGCGTCTCCGCGCTGGCCGGCTACGGCGGCATCTTCCAGCGCAACACCAAGGCCTCCGGCGTCATCCCGCAGATCTCGGTGATGCTCGGCCCGTGCGCGGGCGGCGCGGCCTACTCGCCGGCCCTGACCGACTTCGTGTTCATGGTCCGTGAGACCTCGCAGATGTTCATCACCGGCCCGGACGTGGTCAAGGCCGTCACCGGCGAGGAGATCAGCCAGAACGGGCTCGGCGGCGCCGACGTGCACGCCGAGACCAGCGGCGTGGCCCACTTCGCCTACGACGACGAGGAGACCTGCCTCGCCGAGGTCCGCTACCTCCTGTCGATGCTCCCGCAGAACAACCGCGAGAACCCCCCGCACACCACCGCCCACGACCCGGCCGGCCGGCGCGGCGAGATCCTCCTCGACCTGGTGCCCGCGGACGGCAACCGGCCCTACGACATGACGAAGGTCATCGAGGAACTCGTCGACGACGGCGACTACCTCGAGGTCCACGAACGCTGGGCCCGCAACATCATCTGCGCGCTGGCCCGCCTGGACGGCCAGGTGGTGGGCATCGTCGCCAACCAGCCGCAGACCCTCGCCGGCGTCCTGGACATCGAAGCCTCCGAAAAAGCCGCCCGGTTCGTGCAGCTGTGCGACGCCTTCAACATCCCCATCCTCACCCTGCTGGACGTGCCCGGCTTCCTGCCCGGCGTGGACCAGGAGCACGGCGGGATCATCCGGCACGGCGCGAAACTCCTGTACGCGTACTGCAACGCGACGGTGCCGAGGATCTCGCTGATCCTGCGCAAGGCGTACGGCGGTGCCTACATCGTGATGGACTCCCAGTCCATCGGCGCGGACCTCACGTACGCGTGGCCCACCAACGAGATCGCCGTGATGGGCGCCGAGGGCGCCGCCAACGTCATCTTCCGCCGCCAGATCGCCGACGCCGCCGACCCCGAGGCCATGCGCGCCCGCATGGTCAAGGAGTACAAGGCGGAACTCATGCACCCCTACTACGCGGCGGAGCGCGGCCTGGTCGACGACGTCATCGACCCCGCCGAGACCCGCGAGGTCCTCATCCGCGCGCTGGCGATGCTGCACGCCAAACACGCCGACCTGCCCTCCCGCAAACACGGCAACCCCCCGCAGTAA
- a CDS encoding AfsR/SARP family transcriptional regulator, protein MDIDVLGALAVRENGVSITPTAPKPRQVLALLALRADQVVPVAALIEELWGNSPPRSARTTLQTYVLQLRELIAQALEHGRSGAKDVLMTLPGGYLLVSGGGSSDVREFERLAGEGYRAMDQGAFAEAARTLAGALRLWTGAAFADVQAGAQLAMETRRLEESRLCALDQRIEADLRLGRHRELLPELTVLTSRYRTHENLHAQFMLALHRSGRRSESLSVYHQLRATLVNDLGLEPSPRLRRLQHSIQTAAPETAAAPAPFDGAGPPAPARAR, encoded by the coding sequence GTGGACATCGACGTACTGGGCGCACTGGCAGTGCGGGAGAACGGGGTGTCCATCACCCCGACGGCGCCGAAACCGCGGCAGGTCCTGGCGCTGCTCGCGCTCCGTGCCGACCAGGTGGTGCCCGTCGCGGCCCTCATCGAGGAACTGTGGGGCAACTCCCCGCCGCGCAGCGCCCGTACCACCCTGCAGACGTACGTGCTGCAGCTGCGCGAGCTCATCGCGCAGGCGCTCGAGCACGGCCGCAGCGGCGCCAAGGACGTCCTGATGACCCTGCCGGGCGGCTATCTGCTCGTCTCCGGCGGCGGCAGCAGCGACGTGCGCGAGTTCGAGCGGCTCGCGGGGGAGGGCTACCGGGCCATGGACCAGGGGGCCTTCGCCGAGGCGGCCCGCACCCTGGCCGGGGCGCTGCGGCTGTGGACGGGGGCCGCGTTCGCCGACGTGCAGGCCGGGGCGCAGCTGGCGATGGAGACCCGGCGGCTGGAGGAGAGCCGGCTGTGCGCGCTGGACCAGCGCATCGAGGCCGATCTGCGGCTGGGCCGCCACCGTGAACTGCTGCCCGAACTGACCGTGCTGACCAGCCGTTACCGCACCCACGAGAACCTGCACGCGCAGTTCATGCTGGCCCTGCACCGCTCCGGCCGGCGCAGCGAGTCGCTCAGCGTCTACCACCAGCTGCGCGCCACCCTCGTCAACGACCTGGGCCTGGAGCCCTCGCCGCGGCTGCGGCGGCTGCAGCACTCCATCCAGACGGCGGCGCCGGAGACGGCGGCGGCGCCCGCACCGTTCGACGGCGCGGGACCCCCCGCGCCCGCACGGGCCCGCTGA